In Blastocatellia bacterium, the following are encoded in one genomic region:
- a CDS encoding glycosyltransferase family 39 protein encodes MATSIKQLSIFPAVRHPGRATWLLATILGLALCLRLYHLDYQNLWLDETLTWSDSQLPTYWLLRRAALNVHPPGSFLLLKAWTSVFGSSPFVLRLPFVLFSLLIILGSFALARRWFSAGTALLTAMLLALSPYQVYFAQEVRMYTMATALTLGAVLCYLRLRQQASASCVSQTGFCLFFIAALYTHYFTSFILAAVNIDFLRHYLRAKQRADEPATTLRRWLRLNAIIALACLPWLAFIISYPPTGRVSSDWRVATTIEDGLRQVWNLLFQMTMGYAIYPHELAHALANYRQYPDSAEARCYFQHRLMTAGLGMSLMIAVTLKGLWQIRRNGRELLGLFGIPLLLVMLVMLTWQREMVLSRYLMMISPYFFMMTAAGIVTLRNRWLKALITAALFVAMSLSLITYYQNPTREGDYRPIADLIRREYKTGDLIVVDPAYMDRTLQYYFRQDESIWRAVINTDAADTATNYLTVHRSLPRIWLILDYRSELFNMTDTALAELWPSYKIHLDQRLPTPTAKVRLLQLRRLEQEQGLPTAWNQSIFSLRNHAKTKKTSNQISKIFSAPLQTHSRATAR; translated from the coding sequence TTGGCAACATCCATCAAGCAGTTGAGCATATTCCCTGCCGTGCGTCATCCGGGACGCGCTACATGGTTGTTGGCGACGATCCTTGGCTTGGCGCTGTGCCTGCGTTTGTACCACCTCGACTATCAAAATCTCTGGCTAGATGAAACGCTCACTTGGTCTGACTCGCAACTGCCAACCTATTGGCTGCTGCGCCGCGCCGCGCTCAACGTGCATCCTCCTGGCAGTTTTCTCTTACTCAAGGCGTGGACGAGCGTGTTTGGATCAAGCCCGTTTGTTCTGCGGTTACCCTTCGTGCTATTTAGCCTGTTGATCATTCTCGGTTCATTTGCGCTCGCCCGTCGCTGGTTCTCCGCAGGAACAGCCCTGCTGACGGCCATGTTGTTAGCCCTCTCACCATATCAGGTCTACTTTGCTCAAGAAGTGCGCATGTACACGATGGCGACAGCACTGACGCTTGGAGCTGTTCTCTGCTACCTCCGACTTCGACAGCAGGCTTCGGCAAGCTGCGTCTCCCAAACTGGCTTCTGCCTTTTTTTCATCGCTGCTTTATACACCCACTATTTCACCAGCTTCATCTTGGCGGCTGTGAACATAGACTTCCTGCGTCATTACCTGAGAGCCAAGCAACGCGCCGACGAGCCGGCGACGACGCTTCGTCGTTGGTTACGCCTCAACGCTATCATTGCACTGGCTTGCCTGCCGTGGCTGGCATTCATCATTTCTTATCCACCGACTGGCCGCGTCAGCAGTGACTGGCGGGTGGCAACGACCATCGAAGATGGATTGCGTCAAGTGTGGAACCTGTTATTCCAGATGACCATGGGATATGCAATCTATCCACACGAACTAGCCCATGCACTGGCCAATTACCGCCAATACCCAGACTCCGCCGAAGCACGCTGCTATTTTCAACACCGGCTCATGACGGCCGGCTTGGGCATGTCATTGATGATAGCCGTGACCTTGAAAGGACTCTGGCAGATTCGACGAAACGGTCGTGAGCTGCTCGGATTGTTCGGGATTCCGCTTCTGCTGGTCATGCTGGTGATGCTCACCTGGCAACGGGAGATGGTCTTATCGCGCTATTTGATGATGATCTCCCCTTACTTTTTCATGATGACTGCTGCTGGCATCGTCACGCTGAGAAACCGATGGCTCAAGGCGCTGATTACTGCTGCGTTGTTCGTCGCCATGAGTCTTTCACTGATCACCTATTATCAAAACCCGACGCGCGAAGGCGACTATCGCCCAATTGCTGATCTCATTCGACGGGAATACAAAACGGGCGATCTCATTGTGGTTGACCCGGCCTACATGGATCGGACGCTCCAATACTATTTTCGGCAGGACGAGTCAATATGGCGCGCTGTCATCAATACCGATGCGGCAGATACAGCCACCAACTACCTGACTGTTCACCGCTCGCTGCCGCGCATCTGGCTCATACTCGATTATCGCTCCGAGCTCTTCAACATGACAGACACAGCGCTAGCGGAGCTTTGGCCCAGTTACAAGATTCATCTGGACCAGCGATTGCCCACACCAACGGCTAAAGTCAGATTGCTACAGTTACGCAGATTAGAACAGGAGCAGGGCTTGCCCACTGCTTGGAATCAAAGTATCTTTTCCCTTCGCAATCATGCCAAAACGAAAAAGACGTCTAATCAAATCAGCAAAATCTTCAGCGCCCCACTCCAAACACACAGCCGAGCCACCGCCAGATGA
- a CDS encoding glycosyltransferase family 4 protein, which produces MSNLADKLVVLALDRLNGRTHTFGLLLTSLIEHLSQHVKNLTLLRHPQRADLITAATAHELLLPRWMQNHYVYSTTIALYLKRQGAHLVHYPFLFTPYDWWGVNIKRVVTIHGTSRASMNKQVVNRFNPLKLLRHRQALQAFDAIITVSHASKRDIIAHYDVPPEKVHVVYNGVGKQFHPSVDWQSTLATYGVTGPYILSVSTIKPKKNVTATLRAFARLKQEGWPHQLVLVGHQPPGYSAVDEIIREQRLQPYVIQTGFVPADEIPKFYAGATMLVFPSLHEGFGLPVVEAFASGCPVITSNVYSLPEVAGDAALYCNPEDVDDIHRQMSRVLTDSRLRQSLIEKGLARARLFSWEKAAAQLATIYAQLLEE; this is translated from the coding sequence TTGAGTAACCTCGCCGATAAATTGGTTGTACTAGCCCTGGATCGGCTCAATGGACGAACCCACACCTTTGGCCTGCTACTGACGTCCCTGATTGAACATCTCAGCCAACACGTCAAGAACCTCACACTCCTTCGCCATCCGCAACGCGCCGACCTGATTACAGCAGCCACAGCTCATGAGTTGCTCTTGCCAAGGTGGATGCAGAACCATTACGTGTACTCAACGACGATCGCACTCTACCTGAAACGGCAGGGCGCCCATCTGGTGCATTATCCGTTCCTGTTTACACCCTACGACTGGTGGGGAGTCAACATCAAACGTGTGGTAACAATACATGGAACATCTCGCGCTAGCATGAACAAGCAGGTGGTCAATCGGTTCAATCCACTAAAACTGCTGCGTCACCGTCAGGCGCTCCAAGCGTTCGATGCCATCATCACCGTTTCACACGCGTCAAAGCGTGACATCATTGCTCACTATGACGTACCGCCGGAAAAGGTTCACGTGGTCTACAATGGCGTGGGAAAACAATTCCACCCCAGTGTAGACTGGCAATCAACGCTGGCCACTTACGGGGTGACCGGCCCATATATTCTCAGCGTCTCCACGATTAAACCGAAGAAGAACGTCACGGCCACACTCCGGGCATTTGCGCGACTCAAGCAAGAGGGATGGCCACATCAGCTTGTGCTCGTTGGTCACCAGCCACCTGGATATAGCGCCGTTGATGAAATCATCCGCGAACAGCGGTTGCAGCCGTATGTCATCCAAACAGGATTTGTGCCTGCTGACGAAATACCAAAATTCTATGCCGGCGCGACGATGCTAGTCTTCCCTTCACTGCACGAAGGATTCGGCCTACCGGTCGTGGAAGCTTTCGCCTCTGGCTGCCCGGTGATTACTTCCAACGTCTATTCGCTGCCTGAAGTGGCCGGTGACGCCGCGCTTTATTGCAATCCTGAAGACGTTGACGACATTCATCGCCAGATGTCGCGCGTTTTGACCGACAGCCGCCTCCGCCAGTCGCTCATCGAGAAAGGCCTCGCGCGGGCCCGACTCTTTAGCTGGGAAAAAGCCGCCGCGCAGCTAGCCACCATCTATGCCCAGCTCCTGGAGGAATAA
- a CDS encoding alkaline phosphatase family protein — MGRKLLIIGLDGASFVALDPLMQRGAMPTLARLRAEGFSSILLSTLPPVSAPAWSTFITGKNPGKHGVFQFYDVNPWSAHSLGRGQPTYLAVPGVVVNARSITEPKLWDLLGAAGRRVACINLPISYPPEPINGVMITGMLTPPGSRHFTHPPELAAELTHYEIDLHPQEKDFSSPDDHFLQRMQDILRKRARTALELFQREPWDCFIVVFTETDRLQHRYWHHLDPSCQSDHAPELQHRLITIYQELDHYLNEFVRLAGADYDIIILSDHGFGPAAQQRLNFSALARELQLQIASNGLNSAMVRALQRLLPTKRRIYKYLGPITPAGLLERTEARLRDAARRTIKAKLVKLHDYIGGIWINTADHHTGVIEPGTAYDAFRAELIEKLTAMRDPHSGRRLISEIMVREGVYRGHHAANAPDIIFNLDDQYGIDTDTKSAELICQTRQKNQGTHRAEGILIMNGNAIRPGAQISPNGLSGPLPKLEDVTATILYLAGVPLLEDMDGHVIEQAIDPDYLQAYRVHIQSARAPAMSGQPYGWNTDEEEKLIRERLKELGYLE, encoded by the coding sequence ATGGGCAGGAAACTTCTGATCATCGGATTGGACGGCGCGTCATTCGTTGCGCTGGACCCGCTCATGCAACGCGGCGCCATGCCGACGCTGGCGCGGCTACGAGCCGAAGGATTTTCCAGCATTTTACTCTCAACGCTGCCACCTGTCTCAGCTCCAGCCTGGTCTACGTTCATCACAGGCAAGAACCCTGGCAAACATGGCGTATTCCAATTCTATGACGTTAATCCCTGGTCTGCTCACTCGCTGGGGCGCGGTCAGCCAACCTATCTGGCCGTCCCCGGCGTCGTCGTCAACGCCCGCTCCATCACCGAACCAAAGTTGTGGGACCTGCTCGGCGCGGCAGGACGTCGGGTCGCCTGCATCAACTTACCAATTTCCTATCCACCCGAACCAATCAATGGAGTGATGATCACCGGCATGCTGACGCCGCCCGGTTCCCGCCACTTCACTCACCCACCGGAATTGGCAGCGGAACTAACCCATTACGAAATTGATCTGCACCCGCAGGAAAAAGACTTCTCTTCGCCTGATGATCACTTCCTGCAACGCATGCAAGATATTTTGCGCAAACGCGCGCGCACCGCGCTGGAGCTGTTTCAGCGTGAGCCGTGGGATTGTTTCATCGTCGTTTTCACTGAGACCGACCGACTTCAACATCGCTACTGGCATCATCTGGACCCTTCCTGCCAAAGCGATCACGCTCCAGAGCTGCAGCACCGGCTGATTACCATCTATCAGGAACTGGATCATTACCTGAACGAGTTCGTGAGGCTCGCCGGCGCCGATTACGACATCATCATCTTGTCGGATCATGGGTTCGGTCCCGCTGCGCAGCAACGACTCAATTTCTCAGCACTGGCCCGAGAGCTTCAACTCCAAATAGCCTCTAATGGCCTCAACAGCGCAATGGTACGCGCTCTGCAAAGGCTGTTGCCGACCAAACGTCGAATCTACAAATACCTCGGTCCGATCACACCGGCAGGCTTGCTGGAACGCACTGAAGCACGCCTGCGCGATGCGGCACGACGCACCATCAAGGCCAAGCTGGTCAAGTTGCATGACTACATCGGCGGCATCTGGATCAATACCGCTGATCATCACACCGGCGTGATTGAACCGGGCACAGCCTACGATGCGTTTCGCGCTGAGCTGATTGAGAAACTGACAGCCATGCGTGACCCCCATTCAGGCCGACGGCTGATTTCCGAAATCATGGTGCGCGAAGGCGTCTACCGTGGCCATCATGCAGCAAACGCGCCAGACATCATTTTCAACCTCGACGACCAGTACGGAATTGACACGGACACAAAATCGGCTGAGCTGATTTGCCAAACACGACAGAAGAATCAAGGAACACACCGCGCCGAAGGCATCCTCATCATGAATGGAAACGCTATTCGACCTGGCGCTCAAATCTCGCCGAATGGCTTATCAGGCCCTCTGCCTAAGCTTGAAGACGTGACCGCTACCATTCTCTATCTGGCCGGCGTTCCTCTCCTGGAGGACATGGATGGTCATGTTATCGAGCAGGCCATTGACCCGGACTATCTTCAAGCCTATCGGGTCCACATCCAGTCGGCGCGTGCGCCTGCGATGAGTGGCCAACCATACGGTTGGAATACCGATGAAGAAGAAAAACTCATCCGAGAGCGATTGAAAGAACTGGGATACCTTGAGTAA